A region from the uncultured Macellibacteroides sp. genome encodes:
- a CDS encoding MATE family efflux transporter has protein sequence MYSNKQIWHVSYPILLSLLAQNVINVTDTAFLGRVGEVELGAAAMGGLFYICAYTLAFGFSTGSQIVMARRNGEKQYTEVGPVMIQGIAFLLLLAAFMFTLSRLFAGDILNLLISSDPVRNATIEFLDWRVFGFFFSFVNVMYRALYVGITRTKVLTLNAVLMAVTNVILDYILIFGHFGFPAMGIKGAAIASVIAEGVSIVFFVIYTRFTVNKLKYGLNRFTSFDFSLLKRVLGISVFTMMQYFLSMGSWFMFFVVVERIGTRDLAIANIVRSVYIVMVIPVSSLSTTANTFVSNAIGAGNSGDVMKIINKIARLSLYIMAVFVFFVVLFPKTILSVYTNDPQLIADAVSSIYVISAAMLISSVGSIYFSGVTGTGNTRSALLMEVVTLVFYGFYIYVIGIQLNLPVEVCFTTELVYYIGLFAFSVIYLKKGSWQHKKI, from the coding sequence ATGTATTCAAATAAACAAATCTGGCATGTAAGTTATCCGATACTGCTTAGTTTGCTGGCACAGAATGTCATCAATGTGACAGACACTGCATTTCTCGGACGGGTAGGAGAGGTTGAACTGGGTGCAGCAGCAATGGGTGGCCTTTTTTATATTTGTGCTTATACCCTTGCTTTTGGATTCAGCACAGGATCTCAGATTGTGATGGCGCGCCGGAACGGCGAAAAACAATACACAGAAGTGGGGCCTGTTATGATACAAGGTATTGCTTTTCTGCTATTGCTTGCAGCCTTTATGTTTACATTATCGCGCTTATTTGCCGGAGATATACTCAATTTGCTTATCTCGTCGGACCCGGTACGTAATGCGACGATCGAATTCCTTGACTGGCGTGTGTTTGGATTCTTTTTCTCTTTTGTGAATGTGATGTACCGGGCGCTTTATGTAGGAATTACCCGAACCAAGGTGCTCACATTAAATGCAGTCCTGATGGCTGTAACCAATGTTATTCTTGACTACATTCTTATATTCGGCCATTTTGGATTCCCGGCTATGGGTATTAAAGGGGCCGCCATCGCATCGGTGATAGCCGAAGGGGTATCGATTGTCTTTTTTGTAATCTATACACGTTTTACCGTGAATAAGCTGAAGTACGGTCTAAATCGGTTTACGTCTTTCGATTTCTCATTATTAAAACGTGTTTTGGGTATATCTGTATTTACGATGATGCAGTACTTTCTCTCCATGGGTAGTTGGTTTATGTTTTTTGTTGTTGTGGAGCGGATTGGTACACGCGATCTGGCTATTGCCAATATAGTTCGAAGCGTTTATATTGTGATGGTTATTCCTGTCAGCTCCCTTTCTACAACCGCAAATACGTTTGTGAGCAATGCCATAGGAGCAGGGAATAGCGGAGATGTAATGAAGATAATAAATAAAATAGCACGTCTTTCATTATACATTATGGCCGTATTCGTGTTTTTTGTCGTCTTGTTTCCAAAAACGATTTTGTCTGTTTATACCAATGATCCGCAACTGATAGCCGATGCTGTTTCATCAATCTATGTTATTTCGGCTGCAATGCTTATAAGCTCGGTGGGCAGTATCTATTTTAGCGGAGTTACCGGCACCGGCAATACCCGATCTGCACTTCTGATGGAAGTAGTTACATTGGTATTTTACGGGTTTTATATTTATGTGATTGGCATCCAGTTGAATTTGCCAGTCGAAGTTTGTTTTACAACCGAACTGGTCTATTATATAGGCTTGTTTGCTTTCAGTGTCATTTATTTAAAAAAAGGAAGTTGGCAACATAAAAAAATATAG
- the ffh gene encoding signal recognition particle protein, with amino-acid sequence MFENLSERLDRSFKMLKGEGKITEINVAETLKDVRKALLDADVNYKVAKQFTDTVKEKALGQNVLTSVKPSQLMVKIVHDELARLMGGTFTDVDLKGSPAIILMAGLQGSGKTTFSGKLASMLKSKKGKNPLLVACDVYRPAAIEQLRVLGEQIGVPVYSEIENKNPVEIALNAVKQAKAKGHDLVIVDTAGRLAIDEQMMNEIAAIKKALNPDEILFVVDSMTGQDAVNTAKEFNERLDFNGVVLTKLDGDTRGGAALSIRSVVDKPIKFVGTGEKMDALDIFHPERMADRILGMGDIVSLVERAQEQYDEEEAKRLQKKIAKNQFDFNDFISQIQQIKKMGNLKELASMIPGVGKALKDIDIDDNAFKGIEAIIYSMTPGERTNPAILNGSRRARIAKGSGTSIQEVNKLIKQFDETRKMMKMMTAMKPGSKKMPSLKR; translated from the coding sequence ATGTTTGAGAATTTAAGTGAGAGACTCGACCGGTCGTTCAAAATGTTGAAAGGTGAAGGTAAAATTACCGAAATCAATGTTGCTGAAACGCTGAAAGATGTTCGTAAAGCATTGCTCGATGCCGACGTTAATTATAAAGTTGCCAAACAATTTACAGATACAGTTAAAGAAAAAGCGCTTGGTCAGAATGTACTTACATCCGTGAAACCAAGTCAGCTTATGGTGAAGATTGTTCACGATGAACTTGCCCGGTTAATGGGGGGTACTTTTACTGATGTTGACTTAAAAGGTTCTCCTGCTATTATTTTGATGGCCGGTTTGCAGGGTTCTGGTAAAACAACCTTCTCTGGTAAGCTTGCCAGTATGCTTAAATCAAAAAAAGGAAAGAATCCTTTGTTGGTTGCCTGCGACGTGTATCGTCCGGCTGCTATCGAACAGTTACGCGTGCTGGGTGAACAGATTGGTGTTCCCGTTTACTCCGAAATTGAAAACAAGAATCCGGTAGAAATTGCTTTAAATGCTGTTAAGCAGGCTAAAGCTAAAGGGCACGACCTTGTTATTGTGGATACCGCCGGACGTCTGGCTATCGACGAGCAGATGATGAACGAAATCGCTGCCATTAAAAAGGCCCTTAATCCAGACGAAATTTTGTTCGTTGTAGACTCGATGACGGGTCAGGATGCTGTTAACACGGCAAAGGAATTCAACGAGCGACTCGACTTTAACGGTGTTGTTCTTACCAAGCTTGATGGTGATACCCGCGGTGGTGCTGCACTTTCTATCCGCTCGGTTGTAGACAAGCCTATTAAGTTTGTTGGTACTGGCGAGAAGATGGATGCCCTGGATATATTTCACCCCGAACGTATGGCCGACCGTATCCTTGGTATGGGAGATATCGTTTCATTGGTTGAAAGAGCGCAGGAACAATATGACGAAGAAGAAGCTAAGCGACTACAAAAGAAGATTGCCAAAAACCAGTTCGACTTTAACGACTTTATCTCACAGATACAGCAGATAAAGAAGATGGGTAATTTAAAGGAGCTAGCTTCCATGATTCCCGGGGTAGGTAAGGCTTTGAAAGATATAGATATCGACGATAATGCATTTAAGGGGATTGAAGCTATCATTTATTCGATGACTCCGGGAGAACGTACTAATCCGGCTATTCTGAACGGATCACGCCGTGCCCGAATTGCCAAAGGTAGTGGAACCAGCATCCAGGAAGTAAATAAATTGATCAAACAATTTGATGAAACCCGTAAGATGATGAAGATGATGACGGCAATGAAGCCGGGTAGCAAAAAGATGCCTTCCCTGAAAAGATAA
- the folD gene encoding bifunctional methylenetetrahydrofolate dehydrogenase/methenyltetrahydrofolate cyclohydrolase FolD — MEEQQMQLMDGKAVAAQMKQEIAAEVAQIIAAGGKVPHLAAILVGHDGGSETYVASKVKTCEDVGFKSSLFRYESDITEEELLSKVDELNNDPDVDGFIVQLPLPDHISEQKVIEAIDYRKDVDGFHPVNVGRMAIGLPCFVSATPAGILELLKRYDIETKGKHCVVLGRSNIVGKPMATLMMQKAYPGDCTVTVCHSRSLNLKEMCLAADIIIVALGVPEFLKGDMVKQGAVIVDVGTTRMPSSVTKSGFKLIGDVKFDEVAPKCSYITPVPGGVGPMTIISLMRNTLLAGKKAIYK, encoded by the coding sequence ATGGAAGAACAACAAATGCAATTAATGGATGGAAAGGCCGTTGCTGCCCAGATGAAACAGGAAATTGCAGCCGAGGTTGCCCAGATAATTGCTGCCGGAGGCAAAGTTCCTCATCTGGCTGCCATCTTGGTTGGACACGATGGTGGAAGCGAAACATATGTAGCCAGCAAAGTAAAAACCTGCGAAGACGTGGGATTCAAGTCTTCTCTTTTTCGCTACGAGTCTGATATTACAGAGGAAGAATTGCTGAGCAAGGTAGACGAACTGAACAACGATCCGGATGTAGACGGCTTTATCGTTCAGCTTCCCTTACCTGATCATATTTCCGAGCAAAAAGTGATTGAAGCAATAGATTACCGGAAAGACGTTGATGGATTTCATCCGGTTAACGTGGGCCGTATGGCTATTGGTCTTCCTTGTTTTGTTTCGGCAACCCCTGCTGGTATTCTGGAGTTATTAAAACGCTACGATATTGAAACCAAAGGCAAGCATTGCGTTGTGTTGGGACGAAGTAATATAGTTGGTAAACCAATGGCTACGCTAATGATGCAAAAAGCCTATCCGGGCGATTGTACGGTTACGGTATGCCATAGTCGTTCACTAAACCTAAAAGAAATGTGTCTGGCAGCAGATATTATTATCGTTGCATTGGGAGTTCCTGAATTCCTGAAAGGCGACATGGTAAAGCAAGGCGCAGTTATCGTAGATGTAGGTACAACTCGTATGCCAAGTAGTGTTACCAAAAGCGGATTCAAGCTTATCGGTGATGTTAAATTTGATGAAGTTGCACCTAAGTGTTCGTATATCACGCCAGTACCTGGAGGAGTAGGACCGATGACGATCATCTCTCTTATGAGAAACACGCTGCTTGCAGGGAAAAAAGCGATTTATAAGTGA
- a CDS encoding HU family DNA-binding protein yields the protein MSAKYKLIENPPAAAKNGVTALHARIVPSRTATIDDLAAEISTMSSFSLGDIKGLLASFTQVVGSRLKNGENINLEGLGSYSVSLGCPKDITSDKQIRSESVHFKSVNFRCSQKMKATLRSMKLERVPAEKKKEYTGEERLLRILAYLKDHRTANSTDCMRVNQCSRYLALQDLHLLIEAEKVEKLGSGKNVLYMLRA from the coding sequence ATGAGTGCTAAATATAAGTTGATTGAGAATCCTCCTGCTGCTGCAAAGAACGGCGTTACTGCCTTGCATGCGCGTATTGTGCCTTCACGTACGGCGACCATCGATGACCTGGCTGCCGAAATTTCCACGATGTCGTCGTTTTCGCTGGGCGATATCAAAGGATTGCTGGCTAGTTTTACCCAGGTAGTGGGCAGTCGCCTCAAAAATGGAGAGAATATAAATCTGGAGGGACTGGGGAGTTACTCGGTTTCGCTGGGTTGCCCCAAAGATATTACCAGCGACAAGCAGATCCGGTCCGAGTCGGTTCACTTTAAAAGTGTAAATTTCCGTTGCTCGCAAAAAATGAAAGCGACCTTAAGATCAATGAAGCTGGAACGTGTGCCTGCCGAAAAGAAGAAGGAATATACCGGCGAAGAGCGGTTACTACGTATTCTTGCTTACCTTAAGGACCATCGCACGGCCAACAGCACCGATTGTATGCGCGTGAATCAGTGTTCGCGCTACCTCGCTTTGCAGGACCTGCATCTGCTTATTGAAGCAGAGAAGGTAGAGAAACTGGGCTCCGGAAAGAATGTGCTATACATGCTGCGTGCCTAA
- the vsr gene encoding DNA mismatch endonuclease Vsr, with amino-acid sequence MTDVHDKVTRSYNMSRIRNKNTKPEILVRKFLFANGFRYRINDKRLPGKPDIVLPKYKTVIFVNGCFWHGHENCKYYKLPATRTEWWKEKIEGNIKNDLKTHTILTEAGYKVIVIWECEIKNKTVYSRIIDEIRN; translated from the coding sequence ATGACTGATGTCCACGACAAAGTAACGCGTAGCTATAACATGAGTCGAATAAGAAACAAAAATACCAAACCGGAAATTCTTGTTCGGAAATTCTTATTTGCAAATGGATTTAGATACAGAATAAATGACAAAAGACTGCCGGGAAAGCCGGATATTGTTTTGCCAAAATATAAAACAGTCATTTTTGTAAATGGCTGCTTCTGGCATGGACACGAAAACTGTAAATACTATAAACTACCGGCAACACGTACCGAGTGGTGGAAAGAAAAGATAGAAGGAAATATAAAAAACGATTTAAAAACGCACACAATCCTGACAGAAGCTGGTTACAAGGTAATTGTGATTTGGGAGTGTGAAATAAAGAATAAGACTGTTTACAGTAGAATAATTGATGAAATCAGAAACTAA